In one window of Saprospiraceae bacterium DNA:
- a CDS encoding esterase-like activity of phytase family protein encodes MKTRFFKILSGIALAVCIHFDGHAQIKMMNDYKNYHSARIGTYQGILFREAGFSSLYPIAGSHGTEFWTCSDRGVNVDAANANDQACRPTYDKIFPFPSYIPKIHRLRIAGDSIQILQTIPILRPNGQGASGLVNPTGFGSTASEQISTDTVNNCSAFQSKTTLKDTFGIDCEGLVVDPDGNFWLCEEGGPTVWQLNKAGVLIKRYSPYANLPGAHPVDVLIDTVFKYRKNNRGFEGIAITPSGKIYVAIQSPLLFPSKSAGENTRIHRLLEIDPKTNATRMFAYLNDGIIGKGGDQIRLRDWKIGDLYAINDHEFLVLEAAARGTTDIKRLYRINLSNATPVRSGLFNNNMTLEQLVDSTGLAANQIRPVEKTLVMDLLAEGWPASLDKAEGISILNDSTIVIGNDNDFGQFSPDENGIAMATGKESHLIVFRLSGKNKISRYREVYPVTQGLTGPSTNQSPYVLPAAQDVQFTSILTVGESANGYTLCGIPDGMGAYDNGDGSFTILLNHEFGTTAGAVRAHGSTGAFISKWKVRKSDLKVLNGEDLVKKVNLWNGTGYTEGTTAFARLCSADLPPYTAFYHKSGIKRLGTMTRLFLNGEETGDEGRAFAHIATGVNTGTSYELPYLGKASWENVVAHPESGVNTLVALLDDSNGGQVYFYLGKKGTAGNEIDRAGLSKGKLFGLKVENYPVELDSVIPASNQRFSIVDLGTVQNKSGAELNTMSNANAVTQFKRPEDGTWIQGEPNVFYFVTTNAFNAPSRLWKIEFDDIQHPEKGGTIEIPLDGTEGQKMFDNMCSDSRGNLLLQEDVGNNARLGKIWQYNISTDELKTVGDHDPTRFINGAHNFLTQDEESSGIIDVRHILGHGMFLLVDQAHYPLPGQLVQGGQILAMYNPDSDKPSKLKNPVPGLDSGSILDAIEQKTKTSTAKEFQQHIRVGELNNQHKLVIYPNPISSGQLLTLEGSTQHELIYEIGLINSSGQLIWNEKISEPANQYFLELSEKSVVSPGMYYLYTITNFESHLLKLFVE; translated from the coding sequence ATGAAAACAAGATTTTTTAAGATCCTGTCAGGGATCGCACTTGCTGTATGTATTCATTTTGATGGCCATGCGCAAATTAAAATGATGAATGATTACAAGAATTACCACTCCGCACGCATTGGTACCTATCAGGGTATATTATTTCGGGAGGCTGGATTTTCTTCTCTTTATCCGATCGCCGGGAGTCATGGGACCGAATTCTGGACTTGTTCAGATCGCGGGGTAAACGTCGATGCAGCCAATGCAAATGATCAGGCTTGCAGACCAACCTACGATAAAATATTTCCATTTCCATCGTATATACCAAAGATTCATCGCCTGCGGATTGCAGGAGATAGCATTCAGATCCTTCAAACCATTCCAATTCTTCGTCCAAACGGACAAGGGGCAAGCGGTTTGGTCAATCCAACAGGTTTTGGGAGTACTGCTTCCGAACAGATTTCTACAGATACCGTAAACAATTGTAGTGCTTTTCAAAGTAAAACTACATTAAAAGATACTTTTGGGATTGACTGCGAAGGTTTGGTAGTAGATCCCGACGGAAATTTTTGGTTGTGTGAAGAAGGAGGCCCAACCGTATGGCAGCTCAACAAAGCAGGTGTTTTAATAAAGCGCTATTCACCTTATGCAAATTTACCGGGAGCACATCCCGTGGATGTATTGATAGATACCGTATTTAAATATCGCAAAAACAACCGGGGCTTTGAAGGCATCGCCATTACTCCCAGTGGTAAAATTTATGTTGCAATTCAAAGTCCACTTTTATTTCCTTCAAAATCAGCAGGAGAAAATACAAGAATTCATCGTCTTCTTGAAATAGATCCTAAAACAAATGCAACCAGAATGTTTGCGTATCTCAACGATGGAATTATTGGCAAAGGAGGTGACCAAATCCGTCTCCGCGATTGGAAAATCGGAGATTTATATGCGATTAATGACCATGAATTTTTAGTTTTAGAGGCTGCTGCCCGCGGAACTACAGATATCAAAAGACTTTACAGGATCAATCTTTCCAATGCGACTCCGGTTCGGTCGGGTTTATTTAATAATAACATGACCCTGGAACAATTGGTGGATTCAACTGGACTGGCCGCCAACCAAATCAGACCCGTTGAAAAAACGCTGGTGATGGATTTGTTGGCAGAAGGATGGCCCGCAAGTCTGGATAAAGCAGAAGGAATTTCCATATTAAACGACAGCACGATTGTCATTGGAAATGACAATGATTTTGGTCAATTTTCTCCCGATGAAAACGGGATTGCAATGGCTACCGGTAAAGAAAGTCATTTAATCGTTTTCCGGCTTTCAGGCAAAAATAAAATCAGCCGCTATCGGGAAGTTTATCCGGTCACTCAGGGACTAACGGGTCCGAGTACCAACCAATCACCCTATGTTCTTCCAGCAGCACAAGACGTTCAATTCACTTCCATACTTACAGTGGGAGAATCTGCAAATGGTTATACCCTGTGCGGAATTCCGGATGGGATGGGAGCTTATGACAACGGCGATGGAAGCTTTACAATTTTGTTGAACCACGAATTTGGTACAACTGCAGGTGCTGTCAGAGCACATGGCTCCACCGGAGCGTTTATCTCTAAATGGAAAGTAAGAAAATCCGATTTAAAAGTGCTTAACGGAGAAGACCTGGTAAAGAAAGTAAACTTATGGAACGGTACGGGTTACACAGAAGGAACTACCGCTTTCGCAAGATTGTGCTCTGCAGATCTTCCACCCTATACTGCATTCTATCATAAATCTGGGATTAAAAGATTGGGTACCATGACCCGGTTATTTTTAAATGGAGAAGAAACTGGTGATGAAGGTCGCGCTTTTGCGCATATTGCGACTGGCGTGAATACCGGGACCAGTTATGAATTGCCATATCTGGGTAAAGCCTCCTGGGAAAACGTAGTTGCACATCCAGAATCCGGAGTAAACACCCTGGTGGCGCTGTTGGATGACAGCAATGGCGGACAAGTGTATTTTTATTTGGGGAAGAAAGGAACAGCCGGTAATGAAATTGACAGAGCAGGACTCAGCAAGGGAAAATTGTTTGGATTGAAAGTTGAAAATTATCCAGTCGAATTGGATTCTGTCATCCCTGCATCCAATCAAAGATTTTCGATAGTGGATCTGGGAACCGTTCAAAATAAATCAGGTGCTGAATTGAATACAATGAGTAATGCGAATGCGGTCACTCAATTTAAGCGTCCTGAAGATGGAACCTGGATTCAAGGCGAGCCCAATGTATTTTATTTTGTGACGACCAATGCATTCAACGCACCCAGTCGTTTGTGGAAAATTGAATTTGACGATATACAACATCCTGAAAAAGGTGGAACGATTGAGATTCCTTTAGACGGAACTGAAGGACAAAAAATGTTTGACAACATGTGTTCAGATAGCCGTGGAAATTTATTACTTCAGGAGGATGTAGGCAACAATGCACGTTTGGGGAAAATCTGGCAATATAATATTTCCACTGACGAATTAAAAACAGTGGGAGATCATGATCCTACAAGATTTATTAACGGTGCCCATAATTTTCTGACTCAGGATGAAGAATCCTCGGGAATCATAGACGTTCGTCATATTCTGGGACATGGTATGTTCTTGCTGGTAGATCAGGCTCATTATCCGCTACCCGGACAACTCGTTCAAGGCGGGCAGATCCTTGCCATGTATAATCCGGATTCAGATAAGCCATCAAAACTTAAGAATCCTGTACCTGGTTTAGACTCAGGAAGTATTTTAGATGCAATAGAACAAAAGACAAAAACCAGCACAGCGAAAGAATTTCAACAACATATACGCGTCGGTGAATTGAATAATCAGCATAAACTGGTTATTTATCCAAATCCAATTTCTTCCGGTCAATTATTAACCCTTGAAGGTTCAACACAACATGAACTTATCTATGAAATCGGACTTATAAACAGCTCCGGACAGTTGATCTGGAACGAAAAAATTTCAGAACCTGCAAACCAATATTTTTTGGAGCTTTCAGAAAAGAGTGTAGTCAGTCCAGGCATGTATTACCTCTATACCATTACGAACTTTGAAAGCCATTTGTTGAAATTGTTTGTTGAGTAA
- a CDS encoding zinc-binding dehydrogenase, giving the protein MGGSTARKSFKILATGGRLVLHGASALSSGNLFSKIAQFLSFGFFHPVMLMMPSKAILGINMLEIADHKPDFIHQMLCEVIQITEQGIFKPETPHRFPASDIAKAHELLENRKSTGKVCLVW; this is encoded by the coding sequence GTGGGTGGCAGCACTGCCCGCAAGAGCTTCAAAATACTCGCTACCGGTGGCAGACTTGTTTTACATGGTGCATCTGCTTTAAGTTCGGGAAATCTATTTTCAAAAATAGCTCAGTTCCTATCCTTCGGATTCTTTCATCCCGTGATGCTGATGATGCCATCGAAGGCAATACTGGGTATCAACATGTTGGAAATTGCGGATCACAAACCGGATTTCATTCATCAAATGCTTTGCGAAGTCATTCAAATCACCGAACAGGGTATTTTTAAGCCGGAAACTCCGCACCGTTTTCCAGCAAGCGACATTGCAAAAGCCCACGAGTTGTTGGAGAACAGGAAGAGTACGGGTAAGGTTTGTTTGGTTTGGTGA